A window from Branchiostoma floridae strain S238N-H82 chromosome 16, Bfl_VNyyK, whole genome shotgun sequence encodes these proteins:
- the LOC118403898 gene encoding trichohyalin-like — translation MRIAIIFVVGALFFSADGHRIPVERTIQESVQEEDMAALRELSELLERLPKVLNEHRTGEGEEERKRHKEEEYEPMYKRRNDEWEEERKRHKEEEHEPMYKRENDEGDEERKRHKEEEYEPVYKREDDEGEEEERKRHKEEEYEPMYKREDDEGEEEERKRHKEEEYEPVYKRKNDEGEEEERKRYKEEEYEPMYKREDDEGEEEERKRHKEEEYEPVYKRKNDEGEEEERKRHKEEEYEPMYKRENDEGEEERKRHKEEEYEPVYKREDDEGEEEERKRHKEEEYEPMYKRENDEGEEEERKRHKEEEYEPMYKRENDKGEEERKRHKEEKYEPMYKRENDEGEEEERKRHKEEEYDPMYKRENEEEEERKRDKEEEHEPMYKRENDEGEEERKRHKEEEYEPVYKREDDEGEEERKRHKEEEYEPMYKREDDEGEEEERKRHKEEEYEPVYKREDDEGDEERKRHKEEEYEPMYKREDDEGEDEERKRHKEEEYEPMYKREDDEGEEEERKRHKEEEYEPMYKRENDEGEEERKRHKEEYGPTFKRGDEENQDNEERKIYGEPKYKEGDDDGNEEQKKSKEGEYGTTYRSEGELQELLKLLETREEKRKRHKHDSWQMYRRQDGGEHVDDELQNRDWKFLQERDVGAGEPLEETKKGHWWSGENRYGNNANCAGIGGTCKSNDDCCSRSECALRYRTREGYCMPSCKDMREGDSCVFCPCPQGLKCNDVVQGGKIRFVCDKQFMAREARGHLECLDDRDCRKRGGRYCFKHLTFPLSSRCIGM, via the exons GTTCTCAATGAGCACAGGACCGGCGAAGGGGAGGAAGAACGAAAGAGACACAAAGAGGAGGAGTACGAGCCCATGTACAAGAGAAGGAATGACGAATGGGAGGAGGAACGAAAGAGACACAAAGAGGAGGAACACGAGCCCATGTACAAGAGGGAAAATGACGAAGGGGATGAGGAACGAAAGAGACACAAAGAAGAGGAGTACGAGCCCGTGTACAAGAGGGAAGATGACGAAGGAGAGGAGGAGGAACGAAAGAGACACAAAGAAGAGGAGTACGAGCCCATGTACAAGAGGGAAGATGACGAAGGAGAGGAGGAGGAACGAAAGAGACACAAAGAAGAGGAGTACGAGCCCGTGTACAAGAGGAAAAATGACGAAGGAGAGGAGGAGGAACGAAAGAGATACAAAGAGGAGGAGTACGAGCCCATGTACAAGAGGGAAGATGACGAAGGAGAGGAGGAGGAACGAAAGAGACACAAAGAAGAGGAGTACGAGCCCGTGTACAAGAGGAAAAATGACGAAGGAGAGGAGGAGGAACGAAAGAGACACAAAGAGGAGGAGTACGAGCCCATGTACAAGAGGGAAAATGACGAAGGGGAGGAGGAACGAAAGAGACACAAAGAAGAGGAGTACGAGCCCGTGTACAAGAGGGAAGATGACGAAGGAGAGGAGGAAGAACGAAAGAGACACAAAGAGGAGGAGTACGAGCCCATGTACAAGAGGGAAAATGACGAAGGAGAGGAGGAGGAACGAAAGAGACACAAAGAGGAGGAGTACGAGCCCATGTACAAGAGGGAAAACGACAAAGGAGAGGAGGAACGAAAGAGACACAAAGAAGAGAAGTACGAGCCCATGTACAAGAGAGAAAATGACGAAGGAGAGGAGGAGGAACGAAAGAGACACAAAGAAGAGGAGTACGATCCCATGTACAAGAGGGAAaatgaagaagaggaggaacGAAAGAGAGACAAAGAGGAGGAACACGAGCCCATGTACAAGAGGGAAAATGACGAAGGAGAGGAGGAACGAAAGAGACACAAAGAGGAGGAGTACGAGCCCGTGTACAAGAGGGAAGATGACGAAGGAGAGGAGGAACGAAAGAGACACAAAGAAGAGGAGTACGAGCCCATGTACAAGAGGGAAGATGACGaaggggaggaggaggagcgaAAGAGACACAAAGAAGAGGAGTACGAGCCCGTGTACAAGAGGGAAGATGACGAAGGGGATGAGGAACGAAAGAGACACAAAGAAGAGGAGTACGAGCCCATGTACAAGAGGGAAGATGACGAAGGAGAGGATGAGGAACGAAAGAGACACAAAGAGGAGGAGTACGAGCCCATGTACAAGAGGGAAGATGACGAAGGAGAGGAGGAGGAACGAAAGAGACACAAAGAGGAGGAGTACGAGCCCATGTACAAGAGGGAAAATGACGAAGGGGAGGAAGAACGAAAGAGACACAAAGAGGAGTACGGACCCACATTTAAGCGAGGCGATGAAGAAAACCAAGACAATGAGGAGCGAAAGATATATGGAGAGCCCAAATACAAGGAAGGGGATGATGATGGTAATGAGGAACAGAAGAAAAGCAAGGAAGGAGAGTACGGAACCACGTATCGAAGTGAGGGGGAACTACAGGAACTCCTTAAGCTTCTGGAAACACGAGAGGAAAAGCGAAAAAGACACAAACATGATTCATGGCAGATGTACCGTAGACAGGACGGAGGTGAGCATGTAGACGACGAACTTCAGAATCGCGACTGGAAGTTTCTACAGGAGCGAG ATGTTGGAGCAGGAGAACCGCTTGAAGAGACCAAGAAGGGCCACTGGTGGAGTGGGGAGAACAGATATGGGAATAATGCG AATTGTGCAGGGATAGGGGGAACCTGCAAAAGCAACGATGACTGTTGTTCCCGGAGCGAATGTGCCCTTCGATATCGCACTCGTGAGG GTTATTGCATGCCAAGCTGTAAGGACATGCGGGAAGGAGACAGCTGTGTTTTCTGCCCATGTCCGCAAGGCTTGAAATGCAACGATGTGGTCCAAGGAGGGAAAATTCGCTTTGTTTGTGACAAGCAATTTATGGCACGAGAAGCTAGAGGCCATTTAG AATGTCTGGATGACCGTGACTGCAGGAAGAGAGGTGGCAGGTACTGTTTCAAACACCTGACCTTCCCGTTGTCTTCCCGCTGTATCGGCATGTAG